CGGGGAAGAAGGAGACGCCTAGCGTTTCGCCCACCAGCGTGCACCAAACCCATAGCACCATGTCGCAGGACATGAAGAGCATGCAGACGTCGCGCGTCGTCGATGCCGTTTCCGTGCTCGACGAGCTGCGCATCGCTTCGCCTTCGTATCGTCATTACTGCGAGCTCGTTGGTTCGTCTCAGTCGGAAGGTGGGGTCATTGCCCCGTATAGCAAGCGCAAGGTCGCCTATTACGACGTTCGTTGCTATCGACTCGAGAATCGCGCTGGTCAGCACTACGAAACGCTCGTTGCGCACGAACGATCCATCGACCCCGTCTGGTTTTCCGATGGCAGCAGCGACGATCGGGTCTACATCGACGTCGCTTCCTTCGGCGAGAACGTCCTCCTGGTGAATTCGAAGGACCACGTGGAGCGCCCCGATTCGGAATTCTCCCGCACGTTTGGCCAGGCAGACCACGGTGGCTCCGTTGCGCCTTCGTCGGCTGTCTTCGGGCTTACCCCTCCGGGCTTCGATTTCGATCTGGGCGATATCGATCTCGATTTGTCATTCAGCGATTTGTCCAGCGGCTTCAATGACTTTCTGGGCGGCGCGTCCATGCCGCATGGCCATCACGACTACGGCTCTGACATTGGCACGCTTATTGGGGGCATTGCCCTGGGTACTGTCTTGTCACAGATGGGGCAGGATAAGCTGCCGCAATACGCTCAGCCTCAGCAACAGCAGAGTTCCATTTCCGGTTATCGCCTGGTAGAGGATGTCATCCCACTCAATTCGCCCGTCTATTGCATTGGCGAGTTGTATCGCACGGGCGATCGGCTGAGCATTGCCAAGTCGGTTTCCACCGATCATCCCACATCGTTCTTCGCGACGAAGCCCGAAGCTGAGGTTATTTCGCATTTAGCTGGTCGCTAGTTACGTTCCATAGCAAAGGGCTCCCAGCCATGGGAGCCCTTTTTACGTATGCGTTGATGAGCGCTTAATTGGCAGGCAGCGGCCGATGCATGAGCGAGTACGATCCGTGTGCCACCAGGCGTCCTTCGCTGTCGCAAATATCGATATCGTAGAAGCCCATCGTGCGACCGCGGCGTTTCGCCGAGCATGTGGCAATGAGCTCGTTTCCCCTTGGCATATCAGTGAATTGCATCGAACTGGACACGGTCATGTTGATCTCGTTCTCGTCCCAATCGGCAATGGCACTCGCGAAATCGGCCATCGTGAGGTAAAGACCGCCCATGACGCCGCCCTTGGCGTTGTGATGTCGCTCGTCTACCGTTACCGCTACAACCGAGCTTCCCGGCTCTGCATCTACGATGCGTATCCCCGACGTTTTCATCGCGAACAGGTCGTCTGCGAAGTAGGAGCGGACGGTTTCCAGATACGCATCGTGTTCCATTGCTACTCCTTGTGTCCTAGGCGTAGGCCGTGCTTGTGCTTTTCCTTCTTCGCTTTCGCTTCAGCGGATTCTTCGGATGCCTTCTCGAGCTCGTCGAGGTAGATTTCCGCCGTGGCTTCGTCGATGAACACCGCGCCTTGCTCGCATGCGTTCATGCATGCGCCGCACCCTACGCAGTACATGGGGTCGACTTCGGGCTTGCCCGTTTCCTGGTCGAGCGACCGAGCGCCCGTGGGGCAGGCGGCAACGCATGCTCCGGCACCCGTGCAGTATTCGAAGTCGGTCTTTGATATGCCCACGGGAATCTCGGCGGCGATATCGTGCCGACGCTCCACTGCTTCCAACAGCATCTTCTGACGTGGGAAGAGCGTATGCTTCTGGCGTCCTTCGGGCGTGAAATCCGCAAAGGGGCTATTCTCGGAGAGGTTCAGGCGTGCCACGGCGCGGGCACGTTCCCGCTTTGCGTAATAGTCTTGCAGCACCTCGGAGTTTCGCAGGCGACGTTTGCCGCTGGCGATTTCCCCTACATCGGAAAGCAGGCCGGTGAACGCGGCGCGGCGGTCTGTGGGGTCTTCCTCGTCGGTGTACTTCTCGATTAGCTTCTGGCTTTCGGGAATCCTATAGCTGAACAGGACGTTTTCTCCCGTGCGCTGTTCGGCAATCTCGATGGCGCGGGGGAAGAGCTCGCCGCCTATTTCGCCTGCGCGATCGCAGTCTTCGCAGTACTTCAGGTCGCAGGCGATGGTGAGCCTAATCTTTTCGGCCATGAGTAGCGTCCATAGCTCGGGTGGAACCATGGAAAGGCAGGGAAGCACCACGACGTTCGTGTCGATGTGCAGGTCGGGAAAGATATTCTCCTTGCACGTAAGGTATGCCCTGCGTCCGCTCGTGGCGATGCGGCGAATGCGTGCGTGCAAGTCGTTCATGGTGAGATGCGTGCTGGCGAACGCGTCGCATACGCCAAAGCAAATGCCGCATCCATTGCAGACGTCGTGGTCTACGACGGGCGCGGCGTTGCCTTCGGGCAGGCTGATTGCTCCATGCGGGCATGCATGCCCGCAGCGTGCGCAATCTGAGCCTGCCTGGCGCGTGCAGTATTCGTTTACGACAACGAGCTTATGCACCGAAGACTTCTTTCAAGGTTGTGTCGATACGGGCGACCACGTCGGCGCGGTCCATGAGCTCCACGCTTTCGAAGAGCGGGGGCGAAACCATGTTGCCGCAGACGGCAACGCGGATGGGCTGGAAGACGAACTTCGCCTTCATGTCGAGCTTCTCGCACAGGCCGCGAACGGTATCCTGCAGCGGGTCACATTCCCAGGCGATGGACTCGTCGGCAATTATGTCGCGAGCGGCGCGCAGCGCTTCCTCGGCGCGAGCGCCTTCCTTCAGCAGCACCTTCTTCACGCTCTTTTCGTTGAGCGTGACTTCGGGGCCCCAGAACAGGTAGGCAAGCTTTTCGGGCAGTTCGTCGAAGCGCTGCAGGCGCTCGGCGACAAGCGCGTACATCTTCATGAAGCGCTCGGGGTCGGCGTCGATATCGGCTTCGGTGGCACCAGCCTGCACCAGCCAGGAGCGGGCTGCCTTCAGCCATTCGCTTGCGCCCATATGCTGGATGTACTGGCCGTTCATCCAGTTCAGCTTCGTCTCGTCGAATACGGCATCCTTCTTCGTGATGCGTTCGAGCGAGAACTCGCGGCAGAGCACGTCGCGCGGAATGATGGTGGTTTCGCCGTCGAGGCTCCAGCCCAGAAGCGCCAGGAAGTTCACCATGGTGTCGGGCAGGTAGCCGCGGTCGCGGTATTCTTCCACGCTCGTTGCGCCATGGCGCTTCGAGAGCTTCTTGCCGTCGCCGCCCAGGATCATCGACAGATGCGCGAAGGTGGGCGTGGGATAGCCCAGGGCTTCGTAGATGAGAATCTGACGCGGGGTGTTCGACAGGTGATCGTCGCCGCGGATGACGTGCGTGATGCGCATGTTGGCATCGTCGCAAACTACGGCGAAGTTGTACGTGGGGCTACCGTCGGAGCGCACCAGGATGAGATCGTCCATGACGTCGGCGGGGAACTGCATGGGGCCGTATACGGCATCCTCGAATTCGATGGGGCCGTGGTCGGCGGGGACCTTCAGGCGCCATACGTGCTCTTCGCCTGCATCGATACGGCGCTGAGCCTCTTCGGGGTCGATATCGCGGCAGGTGCGGTCGTATCCGCAGTACGCCTGGCCGTTCTGCTCTGCGGCAGCGCGCTTGGCGTCGAGCTCTTCCTTCGAGCAGAAGCAGGGGTAGACTTTGCCTTCCGCCTTCAGCTTCTCGAGCGCTTCGCGATACGTGTCCAGGCGTTCCGTTTGCGTGTAGGGGCCATATTCACCGCCCGCTTCGGGGCCTTCGTCCCAATCCAGGCCCAGCCAGCGCATGGCGCGCAGGATGATCTGGGTGTTTTCCTCGGTGGAGCGCGTGGGGTCGGTGTCTTCGATGCGAAGCACGAACGTTCCGCCCATCGCACGCGCAAAGGCCCAGTTGTAGATGGCCGTGCGGGCGCCACCGATGTGGAGCTTGCCGGTGGGGCTTGGTGCGAAACGTACGCGTACTTCTGATGCTGTCATAGTGCCTTCCTTCATATGCTATGCCGCGAATGGCGCGGCGATATAACGGAGTTATGCGGCATGCCTCTTCATGCGGCCGCCGAGAACAATCGAAATGATACATGCGGTTGCCGTGACAGCCAACCACAGGGCGCCCATGCCCATCCAAAATCCCTCGGGAAGCATGCTGATAAGCAAGCTATTTGCCGAGAACGTCCAATTCCCTTGGGGAAAGAGCACTTCGTGGAAGAAGGCGAAGAAGGCGTCGAAATTGTAGATGGACCAGATGCCGCAGAAGAACAGAGGCGTGAGCACGAGAGTTCCGCCCCAGCTGAGCGCACGTCCTAGCAGTTTCTTGTTGTTGCGCAGCATGACGGCAAGGATGAGCGCAACGATGGCTATGCCCATGAATACGGGTACCGCCTTGGTGATGAGCGCGTTGCAATCTTCCAGATGGCTCATGGCGTCTTCGTCGAGCCCGTACGCGTCGGATACGCTTGCCATGGCGTACATGGTTTGCAGGCTATCGTCTTCGCTGTTCAGGTTGACGGAGTTCGTCACCCGCGTCCATGCGGACGCCTTCTGCGACCCCTCGCTGCTTGCTTCTTGTGCGGCGCTCACCACGCGCGAGGCGAGCAGCTCCTTGGCATCGGAAAGCAGACCGTCGTGGCCTTCGACCGTGTAGTCACGCGTGGCAACGGCAAGCTGCACGAGCTGGTCGTAGGTGTAGGGCGAAGCGTCGGCGCTACACGTGTTTTGGGCCAGCAGTCGTGTTGTGGGTTGTGCTGCGCAGGCAGCATAGCCTGTGAACAGGTATGTTGCCGCAAGGCAAACGCAGCATAGAATGGACGCCACGTTCGCGACGAACGTGGATAGCGGGGAAGACTCGTTTGGTTTGCTCATGTTAGTGAATTGCTCGTTTCGCTTACAGGTCGCAGTCGACCCAGATGGTTGCGCTCGTAAGGTCGCCCATGGGATTACTGATGATGGCATTTGGCCCCAGGCGGCTGAACACGCCCGCGAAGGTTCCGTTGAACACGTAGAGGCCATTCAGGTTCTTGTAGGGCCTCAGCTGACGCGGAATGTCGGCGGCATCGCGTTCCAGCATGTCGGGAACGATGGGCAGCACGTCGGTCTCGTAGGGCGTGAGGTACGTCTGCACCAGGAAGGGTGCGCCAGCGGCGCCATTTGCGAATTTGCTCACGATGGCTTCCCATTCCTCTTGGGTATGCATCTGGCCTGCGTAGACGTCGGCGGCGCCATACTGGTCGGTGGGCTTGATAATCCAGCTGTCCTTGTTCGCGCGCACCTCGTCCAAATTGATGTGAGCGTCGTCGAGGAACTTCGTCTGCGGAACGTGGGCGTCAACGAAATCGCATTCCTCTTGCGTAAGGAACGCGCGCGTCTTCGGATGAAAGAGCGCGTCGAAGATCTGCTTGTCATGAACGATGTGGCCCGCGAAGCTTCCGATGAGCGCCACGGCTCCCGCACGGGTGGCTTCGATGAGCGGCTGGCTTTCGTCCCAGTGGTTCAGGATGTCGTTGGTGACGCTGCGACGCCAGATGGCATCGACGCGGCGACCAGATTTCGTGCGGAGCACGCCGTCTTCGAAGACCAGGTCGCGCACATCGGCAACGATGCAAGGGTATCCGCGCTGCGCGAAGTAGGTGCAGTACACCTTGAATTCGTCGACCACGGCGTTTTCCATGAAGTCCACGATTGCGAACGTGGGATGCTCGACGCGGTTCTCGAACGTGTTGTAGATGCGGATGAACTCGTCGACCCAAGGGTAGAACAGATCGCTTGTCTGCACAGTATGGTTCTTCTTGAATTCCTGCATGGTCTTGCTGTTCGCAAGCGAGATGTTTAGCTCGCGGTCTTCGTTCATGCCCGAGGATCCGTCGGCATTTAGCTCGCAAAATCCGCTGGTCAGGTCGTCTTCGTTCAGGAAAATGTCGAAGCGGGCGAAGGGAAGCAGTGCATCATAGCGCTGGGGAATCATAATGAGATCCGCCAGGCGCTCGTCGTATTCGAAGATCTGGCGATAGTCTGCGTCGTCCAGGTAATGGCGCATGACCTTTTCGCAGATGGTATGTGTTGTTTCTGCTACGTGCTTCATTTCGTCGTAGGTGGCGCGATCGAACAGGCGCGGCACGAACGAGGACTCGGCGAGCTCGTAGTGCACGATGGCCGTGGAATTCTCCATATATGCGAATGCAGCGCGACGGCTGTCAATATCGCCATCGAGCTGCTCGATTATCCTCGTAAACTCATTGGTGTACTGTTTGTTCAGCGTCATGGGTTCTCTCCGAAAAGTTCGAATGGTTTTTTCCGTAAAAGTGTATCATTGCACGCAAGAAAAAATACGGGCGTAGAGCCCATCCGCCGCTACTTACGAAGGAGATAGTTCCATGGCGAATGAAACCCAGGGTCGTTCCTACCTGTTTACGAGCGAATCGGTCACAGAGGGGCATCCCGACAAGATTTGCGACCAGGTCTCCGATGCCATCCTCGATGCCATCCTCGAGCGCGAAGCCGCCCTTCAGGAAGCTGGTTACGTTTCGCCCAACAGTGGTACCGCTGCCGATATCAACGAGGTGCGCACCGCCATCGAGACGTTCACCACCACGGGCATCATTACCGTTATGGGCGAAGTTCGCACCCAGGCCTACGTCGACGTGGACACCATCGTGCGTGATGTCGTGCGCGAAATTGGTTACACGGGTTCCGACATGGGCTTCGACGCTGAAACGTGCGCTGTTGCCAACTACATGCACGCGCAGTCTGCCGATATCGCTGCGGGCGTCGACGAAAGCTACGAGGCGCAGCATGGCGAAGCCGCCGAAAACGATCCGTACGACACCATTGGCGCTGGCGACCAGGGCGTGATGTTTGGCTACGCGTGCAACGAAACCAGCACGCTTATGCCCATGCCCATCTTCCTGGCGCATCGTCTTTCCGAACGTCTTACCGAGGTGCGCAAGAACGGCGAGCTGCCGTACCTGCGTCCCGACGGAAAGACGCAGGTCACCGTTCGCTATGTCGACGACAAGCCGGTGGGCGTCGAAAAGGTGCTCATCTCTACGCAGCATGCTCCCGAAGTGGAAACGCCGCAGATCAAGGCCGACCTTATCGAGCATGTCATTGCTCCCGTATTCGAGCGCGAGGGCGTCGCTTGGGAAGGAGCCGAGGTCTTCGTGAACCCCACGGGTAGGTTCGTCGTGGGTGGCCCCATGGGCGATACGGGCCTCACCGGCCGCAAGATCATTGTCGACACCTACGGTGGCATGGGTCGCCACGGCGGCGGCGCGTTCAGCGGCAAGGATGCCACCAAGGTCGACCGTTCCGCTGCGTATGCGGCTCGTTGGGTTGCCAAGAACATCGTGGCTGCGGGCTTGGCAAGCAAGTGCGAAATCGAGCTCGCTTACGCCATTGGCGTGGCACGTCCCCTTTCCATCCTGGTGGAAACGTTTGGTACCAACACGGTGGAAATCGAAAAGATCGAAGCTGCCGTCAGCCAGGTCTTCGACTTGCGTCCGGCTGCCATCATCGATGCCCTCGATCTGCGCCGTCCCATCTTCCGCAAGACGTCCGCATATGGCCACTTTGGCCGCGAGCTTCCCGAGTTTACGTGGGAAGCCACGAACAAGGTCGACGAATTGCGCGCTGCTTGCGGGCTGTAGTCCATGCGCACTGCGCAGGTAGTCCTCGACATACCAACTCAGGCGCTCGATAGCGCTTACACCTACATTGCACCCGATCATCTGGATGATTTCCAGGTCGGGTGCTCTGTTCTGGTGCCGTTTGGCGGCCGGCAGGCCGTTGGCTTCGTTATGTGCGTGAGCGAATATGCGGAAGACGACCTTGCTTCGCTCGAGGCCGATGCTGGTTGCAAGGCGTCAAAGCTTAAGCCTATTGCGTCCGTGCTCAGCAAGCCCTTCTTCGATGAGAACGGCGCCGCATGTGCGGAATTCCTTGCTAATCGCTATGTCGCACCGCTTTCCAGCTGCGTTCGCCTGTTCACGCCGCCTGGTGGCGTTCCTCGTATGGTGCGGGGTGCTCATGGCTGGCGCTTGGAGCAGCCTACGGTTGGAGAGGTCGATGACCGTTGGGTGCGGCTTCTGCCGGCAGCGGCTGAATTTACCCCACGCAAGGGAGCGGTCAAACAAGAGGCCATTCTTCAGGCGCTTTCCGCGGGCGAGTTGCGCGTTGCCGAACTCACTGCGGAATACGGCTCGGTTTCGAGCGTGCTGAAGTCCCTTGAGAAACGGGGCGTGCTTGCGGTGGAATCGCGTCGTCGCATGCGTGGCATGGAGCGCGTTGACGGCGCGGGCACGCAGATGGACTATCGTTCCGTCGGCTTCGAGCCCACCGCCAAACCGCAGCTTACCGAGGGACAAGAACGCGCGCTTGCCGAAATCGAGCAGGCTTACAACGCCCATTGCGGGCGCGTCGTGCTCTTGGATGGCGTTACGGGCTCGGGCAAGACGGAAGTCTACCTGCAGGCCATCGAGCGTGTTATCAAGGCGGGTCAGACGGCTATCGTCCTCGTGCCTGAGATTTCCCTTACGCCGCAGACGGTTGCTCGCTTCAGGGGTAGATTCGGCGACATGGTCGCTGTACTTCATTCTCGTATGAGCGTGGGGGAGCGCTACGACCAGTGGGATTTCATTCGCTCGGGTGATGCGCGCGTCGTTGTGGGCGCCCGAAGTGCGCTCTTCTCTCCGCTTGCAAATCTTGGCCTCATCGTCATCGACGAGGAGCACGAAGGTTCGTATAAGCAAGACCAGGCCCCGCGCTACGTCTCGCGTGACGTAGCTGCGTGGATGGCTCAGCATGTGGGCGGTGCGCTCGTTTTGGGTAGTGCCACGCCTTCCATCGAAACGCTCCATCGTGTTCATTTCGATGAAGCGTGGTCTTGCGTCGAGCTGCCTGAACGCGCGAACGGCAAGCCCATGCCGCGCGTCGATGTCGTGGACATGGCGAATGAATTTGGCAGCGGCAGTCGTTCCATGTTCTCTCGCAAGTTGCAGAACGCCCTGAAGGAGACCATAGACCAAGGTCGCAAGGCCGTCCTCATGCTCAACCAGCGTGGCTTCGCCTCGTTTCTGCTTTGTCGCGAATGCGGGTTCGTGCCCACGTGCCCCAGCTGCTCTACGTCGCTTACCTACCATGAGCGCGGCGCTTCCCTGGTGTGCCATCATTGCGGCTATACCATGGCGGCACCAGCGCTGTGCCCCGAATGCGGTAGCCCCTACCTGAAGAAGTTTGGCGCGGGCACGCAGCGCGTGGAAGCCGAACTGCGGGGAACGATCGAGGCGTTTGGATCCCGCTACCACGTCACGTGCTCTTCCGATGCGGAAGCGCCTTCGTCCATGCCCATTTCCGAAGGCGACATCGTCGTCGACCTCATTCGTATGGACGCTGACACGACGTCGCACAAGGGTGCTCATCGTGCGTTGCTCGAGCGCTTTGCGTCGGCCGATGCCGCCGTTTTGCTGGGTACCCAGATGATCGCAAAGGGCCTCGACTTCGACGACGTGACGCTCGTGGGCGTCATCAATGCCGATACGCAGTTGCGTCTTCCCGATTTTCGTTCGGGCGAGCGTACGTTCGATTTGATTCAGCAGGTTGCGGGGCGTGCGGGTCGCGCCGATTTGCCGGGCCGCGTCATCGTGCAAACGTATAACGCGTCGTCTGCCGCCATACGCGCCGCCGCCCGTTACGACCGCGCGGCATTCCTGAAGGATGAGCTCCCCAAGCGAAAGGCCCTGCAATATCCTCCGTACGTGCGCTTGGCCGACGTGCGCATTTGGGGCAAGAACGAAGGGGAAGTGCGCGATCACGCCATTCAACTGTACGAGCAGCTACGCGATCAGCTATCGAAGGTAGCCGTGGGCGATTGGCTCATATTGCCTCCGGTGCCATGCGTGCTTTCGCGTTTGCGTGGCAACTATCGCTATCACATTAGCGTGAAGGCGCCGCTTGGGTCTGATATCGCCACGGTGCTGGCTCCCGTCTTTCGCGCTCGCAAGGCCCAGAGCACGGTGAGCGTCGCGATTGACGTGGACCCTCAGTCGCTGCTCTAGCTTACGTAGCTCGTTACGTCGGGGCAGGCGGCGATGAGCTTCTTCAGGTTCGCTATATACGAATGGAGCAACCAGCCCGTATCGCGGCCCTGGTGGATTACGTAGCCTACCTTCATGGTCTCCTTCGTTTCCAGTGGGATGCTCGCAATGCCCGTGTACATTTCGCTGGAAAGCAGACCCGTGGAAATGGTGTAGCCGTTGCAACTTGCAAGCAGGTTAGCGAGCGTTCCGCGATCGGTGATGCGCACGTTCTTCGCGTGGGGCAGGTAGGCGAAGGGCTCCTCGGAATAATAGAAGGAGTTTCGCTCGTCCTGCAGGAACGAATAACGAGGATATTCAGCCAAGTCGCCAGGCTGAATCGTCTTCCGTTTTGCTAACGGGTGATGTTCCCCCACGAACACGTGCACGGGCGCCTCAAAGAGCGGGTAGAACATGAGATGCGCGTCATCGAACGCCTTCCAGAGCACGCGCTGATTGTAGTTATCGGTGTATAGGATGCCGATTTCGCTACGGAACTCTTTTACATCCTCGATGATCTGCAAGGTGCCCGTTTCGCGGAGGACGAACTCGTATTCGTCGCCACCGCATTCTTCCAGCGTGCGTACGAATGCTTCCACGGAAAACGAGTAATGCTGCGTAGACACTGCCAAGCGGGCCTGGTCGGAATCGTCGTGGCTGTAGCGCGCTTCCAAGAGGTCTGCTTGCGTGATGACCTGCCGTGCGTAGCCTAAAAGCTCGGTGCCCTCGTTGGTGAGCGTTACGCCGCGGTTGCTACGACGAAAGATGGAAATGCCCAGTTCGCTTTCAAGGTCCTTGATGGCCGTGGATAGATTGCTCTGCGACGAATAGAGCCGCGTGGCCGCGGCGTTGATGGAGCCGTATTCTGCTACGGCCAGTATGTAACGCAGTTGCTGCAGCGTCATCTTCGCACTCCTTTTGGCGTGAATCGCTTTGTTAGAAGTGTAACCGCTTGATGGCGAATTTGCTATCTAGAATAGCGATAACGAGAACTCGCTTATACTCAATACGTTATCTATTGCATCGGCATTTAACTCATGAAATCATTCATATGCGTCAGACAAAACGCTTTGGCGTGTTATGCAATATCGATAAGGAGCTAGGCATGGCGAAAAAGAACATCCCGTACGATCAGAAATACTACGATCCCGAAATCGAGTGCATGCCGCGCCCCGAGCTTGAGAAGCTTCAGCTCGAGCGTCTTCAGGAGATGGTGAAGTACGCCTACGACAATACCGTGTATTACCATCGTAGCTTCGACGAGGCCGGCGTTGCCCCCGAGGACATCAAGACGCTTAGCGACATTCAGAAGCTTCCCTTCATCAACAAGCAGACGGAGCGCGATACCCAGCATGTTGGCACCTTCTTCGGCGAGATGTGCTCCGTTCCCGAAGACGACGTCGTCTTCATGGCTACTTCCTCTGGATCCACGGGCGTTCCCACGGTAAGCCCCTTCACGCAGGAGGACTTCGACCTGTGGCAGGACACCGAGGCTCGTCTGTTCTGGCAGGCTGGCATGCGTCCGAACGACCGTTACGTTCACGGCTTGAACTTCGCCCTGTACGTTGGCGGCCCCGACGTAATCGGCGCTCAGCGCCTGGGCGCTACGGCCATCTGGGTTGGTGCCGTTCCCAGCGATCGTCTCATGTTCGTGCTTCAGCACTATCAGCCCACCGTCATCTGGACGAGCCCCTCGTACGCATGGGCCCTGGGCGAGAAGGCCAAGGCCAAGGGCCTCGACCCCAAGAAGGACTTCAGCATTCACACCATTATCGTTGCGGGTGAGCCCGGCGGCTCCATCAAGAGCACGCGCGAGGCCATCGAGGAGATGTGGGGCGCGAAGGTCGTCGACTTCTTCGGCCTGTCCGACATCTACGGTGCGTGCGCTGCCATGTGCGAGGCCAAGGATGGCCTGCACATCGTGGAAGATCAGATCCTGGTCGAGACGGTGGACCCCGTTACGGGCGAAGTGCTTGCTCCGGGCAGCAAGGGCGAACTGGTGTACACCACGCTCATGAAGAAGGCTCGTCCCATGATTCGTTTCCGTACGGGCGACATTGGCTACGTAAGCACCGAAAAGTGCGAATGCGGTCGTACCCATGCTCGCATTCACGTTACCGGTCGCAAGGACGAGATGTTTATCGTTGGCGCCGTGAATGTGTTCCCCTCCGACGTAGAGTATGTCGTGCGTGCCGAGCGTGGTCTCACCGGTGAATACTCCATTCGCGTTTACAATGAGAACTACACCACGCGTTACGAGGTTTCCGTCGAGCGTGCGCAGGGCTCCGATGAGGCATACGATGCCGTTTCGAAGCGTGTCGAGCAGGCGCTGAAGGCCCATACGGGCGTGCGTCCCGCGAAGGTCATCGTGTTCGATGCTGGCAAGCTGGGCGTTTCGAGCGAGCATAAGGCTTCGCGCTTCATCGACGAACGTGAAAACAACTAATAGGTTGAACGAAGGATCAGGGAGTTATCATGGCTAAGAAATTCACTGTATCGGGTCAGCATTATCTATTTAGCGTTCAGGCGTTTGCCCATACCGTGCTTGCAGGTGGCGGTGTCGAGTATTCCTATGCGTTCCGCAATGGCACCACGCGTAGCGTCATCGAGGATGTCTACAGCGGCCGTAGCCATTTGGGCGTCATCTTCGA
This genomic stretch from Denitrobacterium detoxificans harbors:
- a CDS encoding 4Fe-4S binding protein; protein product: MHKLVVVNEYCTRQAGSDCARCGHACPHGAISLPEGNAAPVVDHDVCNGCGICFGVCDAFASTHLTMNDLHARIRRIATSGRRAYLTCKENIFPDLHIDTNVVVLPCLSMVPPELWTLLMAEKIRLTIACDLKYCEDCDRAGEIGGELFPRAIEIAEQRTGENVLFSYRIPESQKLIEKYTDEEDPTDRRAAFTGLLSDVGEIASGKRRLRNSEVLQDYYAKRERARAVARLNLSENSPFADFTPEGRQKHTLFPRQKMLLEAVERRHDIAAEIPVGISKTDFEYCTGAGACVAACPTGARSLDQETGKPEVDPMYCVGCGACMNACEQGAVFIDEATAEIYLDELEKASEESAEAKAKKEKHKHGLRLGHKE
- the priA gene encoding replication restart helicase PriA translates to MRTAQVVLDIPTQALDSAYTYIAPDHLDDFQVGCSVLVPFGGRQAVGFVMCVSEYAEDDLASLEADAGCKASKLKPIASVLSKPFFDENGAACAEFLANRYVAPLSSCVRLFTPPGGVPRMVRGAHGWRLEQPTVGEVDDRWVRLLPAAAEFTPRKGAVKQEAILQALSAGELRVAELTAEYGSVSSVLKSLEKRGVLAVESRRRMRGMERVDGAGTQMDYRSVGFEPTAKPQLTEGQERALAEIEQAYNAHCGRVVLLDGVTGSGKTEVYLQAIERVIKAGQTAIVLVPEISLTPQTVARFRGRFGDMVAVLHSRMSVGERYDQWDFIRSGDARVVVGARSALFSPLANLGLIVIDEEHEGSYKQDQAPRYVSRDVAAWMAQHVGGALVLGSATPSIETLHRVHFDEAWSCVELPERANGKPMPRVDVVDMANEFGSGSRSMFSRKLQNALKETIDQGRKAVLMLNQRGFASFLLCRECGFVPTCPSCSTSLTYHERGASLVCHHCGYTMAAPALCPECGSPYLKKFGAGTQRVEAELRGTIEAFGSRYHVTCSSDAEAPSSMPISEGDIVVDLIRMDADTTSHKGAHRALLERFASADAAVLLGTQMIAKGLDFDDVTLVGVINADTQLRLPDFRSGERTFDLIQQVAGRAGRADLPGRVIVQTYNASSAAIRAAARYDRAAFLKDELPKRKALQYPPYVRLADVRIWGKNEGEVRDHAIQLYEQLRDQLSKVAVGDWLILPPVPCVLSRLRGNYRYHISVKAPLGSDIATVLAPVFRARKAQSTVSVAIDVDPQSLL
- the gltX gene encoding glutamate--tRNA ligase, coding for MTASEVRVRFAPSPTGKLHIGGARTAIYNWAFARAMGGTFVLRIEDTDPTRSTEENTQIILRAMRWLGLDWDEGPEAGGEYGPYTQTERLDTYREALEKLKAEGKVYPCFCSKEELDAKRAAAEQNGQAYCGYDRTCRDIDPEEAQRRIDAGEEHVWRLKVPADHGPIEFEDAVYGPMQFPADVMDDLILVRSDGSPTYNFAVVCDDANMRITHVIRGDDHLSNTPRQILIYEALGYPTPTFAHLSMILGGDGKKLSKRHGATSVEEYRDRGYLPDTMVNFLALLGWSLDGETTIIPRDVLCREFSLERITKKDAVFDETKLNWMNGQYIQHMGASEWLKAARSWLVQAGATEADIDADPERFMKMYALVAERLQRFDELPEKLAYLFWGPEVTLNEKSVKKVLLKEGARAEEALRAARDIIADESIAWECDPLQDTVRGLCEKLDMKAKFVFQPIRVAVCGNMVSPPLFESVELMDRADVVARIDTTLKEVFGA
- a CDS encoding circularly permuted type 2 ATP-grasp protein produces the protein MTLNKQYTNEFTRIIEQLDGDIDSRRAAFAYMENSTAIVHYELAESSFVPRLFDRATYDEMKHVAETTHTICEKVMRHYLDDADYRQIFEYDERLADLIMIPQRYDALLPFARFDIFLNEDDLTSGFCELNADGSSGMNEDRELNISLANSKTMQEFKKNHTVQTSDLFYPWVDEFIRIYNTFENRVEHPTFAIVDFMENAVVDEFKVYCTYFAQRGYPCIVADVRDLVFEDGVLRTKSGRRVDAIWRRSVTNDILNHWDESQPLIEATRAGAVALIGSFAGHIVHDKQIFDALFHPKTRAFLTQEECDFVDAHVPQTKFLDDAHINLDEVRANKDSWIIKPTDQYGAADVYAGQMHTQEEWEAIVSKFANGAAGAPFLVQTYLTPYETDVLPIVPDMLERDAADIPRQLRPYKNLNGLYVFNGTFAGVFSRLGPNAIISNPMGDLTSATIWVDCDL
- a CDS encoding DUF1461 domain-containing protein; translated protein: MSKPNESSPLSTFVANVASILCCVCLAATYLFTGYAACAAQPTTRLLAQNTCSADASPYTYDQLVQLAVATRDYTVEGHDGLLSDAKELLASRVVSAAQEASSEGSQKASAWTRVTNSVNLNSEDDSLQTMYAMASVSDAYGLDEDAMSHLEDCNALITKAVPVFMGIAIVALILAVMLRNNKKLLGRALSWGGTLVLTPLFFCGIWSIYNFDAFFAFFHEVLFPQGNWTFSANSLLISMLPEGFWMGMGALWLAVTATACIISIVLGGRMKRHAA
- a CDS encoding PaaI family thioesterase, with product MEHDAYLETVRSYFADDLFAMKTSGIRIVDAEPGSSVVAVTVDERHHNAKGGVMGGLYLTMADFASAIADWDENEINMTVSSSMQFTDMPRGNELIATCSAKRRGRTMGFYDIDICDSEGRLVAHGSYSLMHRPLPAN
- the metK gene encoding methionine adenosyltransferase, translated to MANETQGRSYLFTSESVTEGHPDKICDQVSDAILDAILEREAALQEAGYVSPNSGTAADINEVRTAIETFTTTGIITVMGEVRTQAYVDVDTIVRDVVREIGYTGSDMGFDAETCAVANYMHAQSADIAAGVDESYEAQHGEAAENDPYDTIGAGDQGVMFGYACNETSTLMPMPIFLAHRLSERLTEVRKNGELPYLRPDGKTQVTVRYVDDKPVGVEKVLISTQHAPEVETPQIKADLIEHVIAPVFEREGVAWEGAEVFVNPTGRFVVGGPMGDTGLTGRKIIVDTYGGMGRHGGGAFSGKDATKVDRSAAYAARWVAKNIVAAGLASKCEIELAYAIGVARPLSILVETFGTNTVEIEKIEAAVSQVFDLRPAAIIDALDLRRPIFRKTSAYGHFGRELPEFTWEATNKVDELRAACGL